Within the Rhea pennata isolate bPtePen1 chromosome 19, bPtePen1.pri, whole genome shotgun sequence genome, the region TCTGTTTCCAATTCCTCCTGGCGGCTGCTCCTCCCTGCTttcttccaattaaaaaaaacatccCAGGCATCTTCTCGGCGCTGGGCTCCCGGCGGCCGCCCGTGCCCCTCTCGGctggcccggggccgcgcgcggggagggggcggctgCGCCCCCGGGCTCCCCCGCGTCCCTCTTTGTGTCCGTCGCTGCCATTTTCCCAAGCCGCGGCGGGATCGGGGCGCTGCCGTGGAGCCCTGGGGACCGTGGCCGGCCCTGGATGGGGGCCGGGTTTTGCCCCGGGGCTGGGCAGCAGCgtgcacgcgtgtgcacacacgcgcgcgcgctTCGCAGCCTTGCGCTGGCCGAGGTGGCGTCTGCAGGGCCGTGCCGGTCGGCGTCCTCGAAGCCTGACCGTGTCCCCCTCTCCTGTCCCCTAGGAGTGACCCGTCTCTGAAGCGAGCAGGAGCCGCGACGCGGGGTGCGAGGGGTCCCGAgaggcggccggcggcgcggggcggccgctccccgccggcacCATGCCCATCCTGAAGCAGCTCGTCTCCAACTCGGCGCACTCGAAGCGGCGCTCGCGGGCCGACCTGACGGCCGAGATGATCAGCGCGCCGCTGGGGGACTTTCGGCACACCATGCACgtgggccgggccggggacGCCTTCGGGGACACCTCCTTCCTCAACAGCAAGGCGGGCGAGCCGGGGCCGGAGGCCGCCGAGGAGCCGGGCGCCTCCAAGCCGGGGCTGCTGTCGCGCCGCTTCCGCAGCAGCAAGCGCTCGCAGTCGGTGACGCGGGGCGACCGGCGCGACATGCTGGGCTCGCTGCGGGACTCGGCGCTCTTCGTGAAGAACGCCGTCTCCCTGCCGCAGCTCAACGAGAAGGAGGCGGaccgcggcgccgcgcagctcCCCAAGAGCCTCTCCTCCAGCCCCGTCAAGAAGACGCCGGAGGAGGCGAGCCCGGAGGAGCCGCGGCGCCCCaacggggcggccgccggcccgcgcagccccggcttGGACGAGCGCGACTTTGGGGACATCGCGGAGCTGCCCGTGGTGGCGGCGGCCAGGAGCGGGGCGGGCATGAAGCACGCCGAGTCCATCATGTCCTTCCACATCGACCTGGGGCCCTCCATGCTCGGCGACGTCCTCGGTGTCATGGATAAGGAGCAGTGGGAGCAGGGCGACGACTCCGACCCGGAGCCGGAGAGCGCTGGGGCTGCGgagggccgggcgccggcgggctccCCGGCGG harbors:
- the CDC42EP4 gene encoding cdc42 effector protein 4 — translated: MPILKQLVSNSAHSKRRSRADLTAEMISAPLGDFRHTMHVGRAGDAFGDTSFLNSKAGEPGPEAAEEPGASKPGLLSRRFRSSKRSQSVTRGDRRDMLGSLRDSALFVKNAVSLPQLNEKEADRGAAQLPKSLSSSPVKKTPEEASPEEPRRPNGAAAGPRSPGLDERDFGDIAELPVVAAARSGAGMKHAESIMSFHIDLGPSMLGDVLGVMDKEQWEQGDDSDPEPESAGAAEGRAPAGSPAARGTRDSAPAGGCAPERGRGPPKRPDGEFSFADDDEEEEEIRV